A window of Paremcibacter congregatus contains these coding sequences:
- a CDS encoding MinD/ParA family protein, with translation MTSPVSSQIITIASGKGGVGKTWVSTTLCHLLASEGKKILLFDGDLGLANVDIQLGLLPEADLGQVLSGAITLDQAITRYDSNGGKRGFDIISGQSGSGSLASIRKERLEDLNQDLVALSKQYDLTFLDLGAGVESSVMTLCETADRIVVVVTSDPTSLTDAYAFIKMNHMRNPAMKLGIIVNMVEDRHEGQKTFSTLKKVCENFLRFTPEYLGSVRRDKHVVDAIRHQKPLLQRHPVSHAGEDIAEIAKKL, from the coding sequence ATGACCTCCCCAGTTTCCTCTCAAATCATTACCATTGCCTCCGGCAAGGGCGGGGTGGGCAAAACATGGGTTTCAACAACCTTATGTCACCTTCTCGCCAGCGAAGGCAAAAAAATCCTGCTCTTTGATGGTGATCTTGGACTCGCCAATGTGGACATCCAGTTGGGGCTCCTGCCGGAAGCAGACCTTGGACAGGTTCTGTCCGGCGCCATTACCCTTGACCAGGCCATCACCCGCTATGACAGCAACGGCGGCAAGAGAGGGTTTGACATCATTTCCGGGCAATCCGGATCCGGCAGTCTGGCTTCCATACGCAAGGAGCGCCTGGAAGATCTGAATCAGGACCTTGTCGCCCTGTCGAAGCAGTATGATTTGACGTTTCTTGACCTTGGGGCCGGGGTTGAGTCATCCGTCATGACATTGTGCGAAACCGCAGACCGCATTGTCGTGGTGGTAACCTCCGACCCAACATCCCTCACCGACGCCTATGCCTTCATCAAGATGAACCACATGCGGAACCCGGCCATGAAACTCGGCATCATCGTCAATATGGTTGAAGACCGGCACGAGGGGCAGAAAACCTTTTCCACGTTGAAAAAGGTCTGCGAGAACTTCTTGCGTTTCACGCCGGAATACCTTGGATCCGTGCGCCGGGATAAACATGTGGTCGACGCCATTCGCCACCAAAAACCCCTGCTGCAACGCCATCCGGTCAGCCATGCCGGGGAAGATATCGCCGAAATAGCCAAAAAACTGTAA
- a CDS encoding ATP-binding protein, whose product MRLKIFTADNMMAALGKVRDALGEDAIIIDSVEEDGRVRVTAAMELPVPRTAPQKAPRKAPKPKPKQSPVQKSLRDLDREDQAENYNLSYFLAHHGIEKSMMRRILETAAAFEEDKNLTALARALDVMFHFKAVNNDYHDRPIMLVGPPGVGKTVTTAKLASQAILDGRTVRLINTDTIRTGGTAQLEGYAEVLKTTVIEAPDPELLTAAIETHRQADELVIIDTMGYNPFDAAEMAQLHSFICAYDVEPLLVISAGTDPVEAQEISETYANLGVRRFIATRLDVARRYASLLTTANAMDLAFAGVGITPFLANGIEKVDAMSLAQLITHINDRKIFVPPENLIEENMTEEDPDTPPLKIDDTESEKP is encoded by the coding sequence ATGCGGTTAAAAATATTCACTGCGGACAATATGATGGCGGCGCTTGGCAAGGTCAGGGATGCGCTTGGCGAAGATGCGATCATCATTGATTCTGTCGAAGAAGACGGACGGGTCCGTGTCACCGCCGCCATGGAACTGCCGGTTCCCAGAACCGCGCCGCAGAAGGCCCCACGCAAAGCGCCAAAACCGAAACCCAAACAATCCCCTGTACAAAAATCCCTGCGCGACCTTGACCGGGAAGACCAGGCGGAAAATTACAACCTGTCCTATTTTCTGGCCCATCATGGCATCGAGAAATCCATGATGCGGCGCATTCTGGAAACGGCAGCGGCCTTTGAAGAAGATAAAAACCTTACCGCCCTCGCCCGGGCGCTGGATGTAATGTTCCATTTCAAGGCCGTGAACAATGATTATCATGACCGGCCCATCATGCTGGTGGGGCCACCAGGGGTCGGCAAGACCGTCACGACCGCCAAACTCGCCAGTCAGGCCATCCTTGATGGCCGCACCGTTCGTCTGATCAATACAGACACCATCCGCACCGGCGGCACTGCGCAGCTCGAAGGCTATGCAGAAGTCCTGAAGACCACGGTGATCGAAGCCCCGGACCCGGAATTGCTCACCGCCGCCATTGAAACTCATCGTCAGGCGGATGAGCTGGTCATCATCGATACCATGGGTTACAACCCCTTCGATGCTGCCGAAATGGCCCAACTGCACAGTTTCATCTGCGCCTATGATGTGGAGCCTCTTCTGGTGATTTCTGCCGGCACAGACCCGGTCGAAGCCCAGGAAATCTCGGAAACCTATGCCAATCTTGGCGTGCGGCGTTTTATCGCCACCCGGCTGGATGTCGCCCGGCGCTATGCCAGCCTTCTGACCACCGCCAATGCCATGGATCTGGCTTTTGCCGGTGTTGGTATTACGCCGTTCCTCGCCAATGGCATTGAAAAGGTTGATGCCATGAGCCTCGCTCAGTTGATCACCCATATCAATGACCGCAAGATTTTTGTTCCCCCGGAAAACCTTATCGAAGAGAATATGACGGAAGAAGATCCGGACACGCCCCCTTTAAAGATTGATGACACAGAAAGTGAAAAGCCATGA